Proteins from a single region of Juglans microcarpa x Juglans regia isolate MS1-56 chromosome 5S, Jm3101_v1.0, whole genome shotgun sequence:
- the LOC121266770 gene encoding uncharacterized protein LOC121266770: protein MAAKDQSSSSSSNTSFTNHHACEPCRSFGQKCSHIVKKQRAKFYILRRCIAMLVCWRERGEH from the coding sequence ATGGCAGCAAAAGATCAGAGCAGCAGTAGCAGCAGCAACACAAGCTTCACAAACCACCACGCCTGTGAACCCTGCAGATCGTTTGGCCAAAAGTGCAGCCATATTGTGAAGAAGCAGCGCGCAAAGTTCTACATCCTCCGCCGCTGTATAGCAATGCTTGTATGTTGGCGAGAGCGTGGAGAGCATTAA
- the LOC121266771 gene encoding syntaxin-81: MSRIRDRTEDFKDVVRQTALSLGYDESKLAAILASFIIHKPLQRSSFTKAALKTLESIKALEQFMLKHRKDYVDLHRTTVQERDNIEHEVSAFIKACQEQIDILKNGINSEESDSKGWLGIRADNSNVDTIAHKHGVVLILSERLHSVTIQFDQLRAIRFQDAISRAMPRRKLKRNANSNSEDSSKPNASELRELNELQSDPLRLQQQHLDDETRALQVELSSLLDVVQETETKMVELSALNHLMSTHVLQQAQQIEILYEQAVEATKNVELGNKELTQAIQRNSSSRTFLILFLFVLTFSIIFLDWYS, encoded by the exons ATGTCGAGAATAAGAGACAGGACTGAGGATTTTAAGGATGTTGTACGGCAGACTGCCCTATCTTTGGGATATGATGAG TCGAAATTGGCAGCCATTTTGGCATCTTTCATAATTCATAAACCTCTACAAAGGTCATCTTTCACAAAAGCTGCACTGAAGACG CTTGAAAGCATCAAAGCTTTGGAACAGTTTATGTTGAAACATCGAAAGGATTATGTGGATCTTCATCGTACTACTGTACAGGAGAGAGACAACATTGAGCATGAA GTTAGTGCTTTCATTAAAGCATGCCAGGAAcaaattgatattttaaaaaatggcaTAAATAGTGAAGAATCAGACTCTAAAGGATGGCTTGGCATAAGGGCCGATAATTCAAATGTTGATACTATAGCACACAAACATGGCGTG GTTTTAATATTAAGCGAGAGACTTCATTCGGTCACAATACAGTTTGATCAGCTAAGAGCCATACGCTTTCAGGATGCCATTAGTAGAGCAATGCCTAGAAGAAAACTTAAACGTAATGCAAATTCAAATTCTGAAGATTCATCTAAACCAAATGCATCAGAGCTCAGGGAGCTCAATGAACTTCAATCTGATCCTCTGAGACTACAGCAGCAGCATTTGGATGATGAAACACGTGCCCTTCAG GTAGAGTTGTCAAGTCTCCTTGATGTTGTTCAAGAAACTGAAACTAAGATGGTGGAATTGTCAGCATTGAATCACCTTATGTCCACACATGTTTTGCAACAAGCTCAACAAATAGAAATTTTATACGAGCAG GCTGTTGAAGCTACAAAGAATGTAGAGCTTGGTAACAAAGAGTTAACCCAAGCTATTCAGCGGAATAGTAGCAGCAGGAcctttcttattctttttctttttgtacttACCTTCTCTATCATCTTTCTTGATTGGTATAGTTGA